A single Desulfobaculum xiamenense DNA region contains:
- a CDS encoding M14/M99 family metallopeptidase: MKHTLCRTSVLSLAALLLFAAQAFASSHTFFAGTQYPLTVHILRGERPGPTVMVQGGIQGDEAAGYLTAQILTRATVHNGTLIVVPRANVPTVHARARQINVDLNRRFDKDYNSFYEDRLARVIRYLLSRSDALIHLHEGSGFYRPTYEDQLRNPGRYGQSIIIDTPVFQNRINLAEVATNVLAQLNDSIVPAYRFTLFNTNTFSTDTTHPEQRKSLTYHALKDVGIPALAIEVSKDIIQLGWKVVQQLRATGLVLEQYGVSVTLPEITEAEVDRYARKSGLVRVNGRTVTPGDALTLSLPPGSRIEAQPVSGEDATDWSPVPAVFASDRPGVNILDAPRLALTTFSSLDVRADGKRMSSLTLNWPNAAAGRGQRPAKGKPLFVCWLNKRLLFVPADETIETVAGDQFVIEGVWKPETDGRQEILNFKGYVSQRGANSGQDVGQEIILDPDVFLGRFVERGDDLCTCRVVRETPGQERSEFRIAIRPRTVRAAVLVDADGHESILPWTNGGSARLAQGSYTLKDLWSNGDRDRIIATVDEQPIPWDGTVQVTDGRTVTLCLRQATTFRELGRMDIAGDAPALHANGAPSDRNPQ, encoded by the coding sequence GTGAAACATACCCTCTGTCGTACATCCGTTCTTAGTCTCGCGGCGCTTCTTCTCTTCGCCGCGCAGGCCTTCGCGTCCTCGCACACGTTCTTCGCGGGGACGCAATACCCGCTGACCGTCCACATCCTGCGCGGCGAGCGCCCCGGCCCCACCGTCATGGTTCAGGGCGGCATACAGGGCGACGAGGCGGCGGGCTATCTCACCGCACAGATCCTCACCCGCGCCACCGTGCATAATGGCACCCTCATCGTCGTGCCGCGCGCCAACGTCCCCACGGTCCATGCCCGCGCGCGCCAGATCAATGTCGATCTCAACCGCCGCTTCGACAAGGACTACAACTCGTTCTACGAGGACCGCCTCGCCCGCGTCATCCGCTATCTGCTCTCGCGCAGCGACGCGCTCATCCACCTGCACGAGGGGTCGGGCTTCTACCGCCCGACATACGAGGACCAGCTTCGCAATCCCGGCCGCTACGGCCAGTCCATCATCATCGACACCCCCGTCTTCCAGAACCGCATCAACCTCGCCGAGGTGGCCACCAACGTGCTGGCCCAGCTGAACGACTCCATCGTTCCGGCCTACAGGTTCACGCTGTTCAACACCAACACCTTCTCCACGGACACCACACACCCCGAGCAGCGCAAGTCGCTGACCTACCACGCCCTCAAGGACGTTGGCATTCCCGCGCTGGCCATCGAGGTCTCCAAGGACATCATCCAGCTCGGGTGGAAGGTCGTGCAGCAGCTTCGGGCCACTGGCCTCGTCCTCGAACAGTACGGCGTGTCCGTCACCCTGCCCGAGATCACCGAGGCGGAGGTGGACCGCTATGCCCGCAAGAGCGGGCTGGTACGGGTCAACGGCCGCACCGTCACCCCCGGCGACGCGCTCACCCTGTCCCTGCCGCCGGGATCGCGCATCGAGGCACAGCCCGTATCCGGCGAGGACGCGACCGACTGGTCGCCCGTTCCGGCCGTGTTCGCCTCGGACCGCCCTGGCGTGAACATCCTCGACGCGCCGCGCCTCGCGCTGACCACGTTCTCCTCACTGGACGTGCGCGCCGACGGCAAGCGCATGAGCAGCCTGACCCTGAACTGGCCCAATGCCGCCGCAGGACGCGGACAGCGCCCCGCCAAGGGCAAGCCGCTCTTCGTATGCTGGCTCAACAAGCGGCTCCTGTTCGTCCCGGCCGACGAAACCATCGAGACAGTGGCCGGTGACCAGTTCGTCATCGAGGGCGTCTGGAAACCGGAAACCGACGGACGGCAGGAAATCCTCAATTTCAAGGGCTACGTGTCCCAGCGCGGGGCCAACAGCGGCCAGGACGTCGGGCAGGAGATCATCCTTGATCCGGACGTCTTCCTCGGCCGCTTCGTGGAGCGCGGGGACGACCTGTGCACCTGCCGCGTGGTGCGCGAAACCCCCGGACAGGAGCGTAGCGAATTCCGCATCGCCATCCGCCCGCGCACCGTGCGCGCCGCCGTCCTCGTCGACGCTGACGGCCACGAAAGCATCCTGCCGTGGACCAACGGCGGCTCGGCCCGGCTTGCGCAGGGTTCCTACACGCTAAAGGACCTCTGGAGCAACGGCGACCGCGACAGAATCATCGCCACCGTGGACGAGCAGCCCATCCCGTGGGACGGCACCGTGCAGGTGACGGACGGCCGCACAGTCACGCTCTGCCTGCGGCAGGCCACCACGTTCCGCGAACTCGGCCGCATGGACATCGCGGGCGACGCACCGGCCCTGCACGCCAACGGCGCGCCGTCCGACAGGAACCCGCAATGA
- a CDS encoding Lon protease family protein gives MARPRPLSVKKLRAEMDPESISYADSREISEYSKVKPPQPRALMALEMGLAIDDPGYNVYVAGDPNLGRTYLVRQFLEPRAAKMPRPRDLAYVYNFLDPDRPRILSLPAGGGKRLKKALDAAIADIRREVPEKLEQDSFARKSETLLRTFQDRREEMLRDMEQRASAQGFELEVDEQGGMTLYPLVEGKVVTEVDFDRLDSDLRTRLKKRGDDLLAEMTKSLRRLTRDERDYREDRRKLERGVVTSVMNRYLGPLTEEYADDEGVSGFLKALRADIIESMDQFLPSDAAPPTGMQALFDSGSQDDFFVRYTISRFVDNCAAKGAPIVFENHPTISNLLGSVEREAEMGALYTDFTLIKSGALHRANGGFLVLRMEDLIQVPDAWDGLLRALRAGKSKIEDLADHEAARTKTIEPEPVPLSVKVVLIGSDELYETLFAVDDRFSKLFKLKAHMQDTVPRTATSIKGYLGVLARMIRDGNFQPFDRGALAGLVDHASRMAEDQQKLSLRLPLVRELMIEASALARMEGHELVTRELLEKASRNRDFRANLYEEEFMGDYDRQLIKVATSGSGVGRVNGLAVTMFGDYEFGLPHQISCTVGVGHGGILDLEREAELGGPIHTKGMMILKSCLLRLFAQDKPLVLTGSLCFEQSYVEVEGDSASGAELAALLSAISGVPIDHSLAFTGAVSQTGAIMAVGGVTRKIEGFFQVCKRRGLNGNQGVIVPQDNVVHLMLGTEVVEAVRDGKFHIYPVSTIEQAMETLTGLPAGKRRASGSFPAGTLYRRVDDRLAELAELAAKQQPDD, from the coding sequence ATGGCCAGACCGAGACCGCTTTCCGTGAAGAAACTCCGGGCCGAGATGGACCCGGAGAGCATCTCCTATGCGGATAGTCGTGAAATTTCAGAATATTCCAAGGTGAAGCCGCCGCAGCCGCGTGCGCTGATGGCCCTCGAAATGGGGCTTGCCATCGACGATCCTGGCTACAACGTCTACGTCGCCGGAGACCCGAACCTCGGCCGGACCTATCTCGTGCGGCAGTTCCTCGAGCCTCGCGCCGCGAAGATGCCGCGCCCGCGGGATCTCGCCTACGTTTACAACTTCCTCGACCCGGATCGCCCGCGCATCCTGAGCCTGCCCGCCGGTGGCGGAAAGCGGCTCAAGAAGGCGCTGGACGCCGCCATCGCCGACATCCGTCGCGAGGTTCCCGAAAAGCTGGAGCAGGATTCCTTCGCCCGCAAGAGCGAAACCCTGCTGCGCACCTTTCAGGACCGCCGCGAAGAAATGCTGCGCGACATGGAGCAGCGCGCCTCGGCGCAGGGCTTCGAGCTGGAGGTGGACGAACAGGGCGGCATGACCCTCTACCCGCTGGTGGAGGGCAAGGTCGTCACCGAGGTCGATTTCGACCGGCTGGATTCGGACCTGCGCACCCGCCTCAAGAAGCGCGGAGACGATCTCCTCGCCGAGATGACCAAAAGCCTGCGCAGGCTCACCCGCGACGAGCGCGACTACCGCGAGGATAGGCGCAAGCTGGAGCGCGGCGTGGTCACCTCCGTGATGAACCGCTACCTCGGTCCGCTGACCGAAGAATATGCCGACGACGAGGGCGTCTCCGGATTCCTCAAGGCCCTACGCGCGGACATCATTGAGAGCATGGACCAGTTCCTGCCCTCGGACGCCGCCCCGCCCACGGGCATGCAGGCGCTGTTCGACAGCGGCTCGCAGGACGACTTCTTCGTCCGCTACACCATCAGCCGCTTCGTGGACAACTGCGCGGCCAAGGGTGCACCCATCGTCTTCGAGAACCACCCCACGATATCCAATCTGCTGGGCAGCGTGGAGCGCGAGGCCGAGATGGGCGCCCTGTACACGGACTTCACGCTCATCAAGTCCGGCGCGCTGCACCGCGCCAACGGCGGCTTCCTCGTCCTGCGCATGGAAGACCTCATTCAGGTTCCGGACGCATGGGACGGACTGCTGCGCGCCCTGCGCGCGGGCAAAAGCAAAATCGAGGATCTCGCCGACCACGAGGCCGCACGCACCAAGACCATCGAGCCGGAACCCGTGCCGCTGTCCGTGAAGGTCGTGCTCATCGGCTCCGACGAGCTCTACGAGACACTTTTCGCGGTGGACGACCGCTTCTCCAAGCTCTTCAAGCTCAAGGCGCACATGCAGGACACCGTTCCCCGCACGGCCACGTCCATCAAGGGCTACCTCGGCGTGCTGGCCCGCATGATCCGCGACGGCAACTTCCAGCCCTTCGACCGGGGCGCGCTGGCCGGGCTGGTGGACCACGCCTCGCGCATGGCCGAGGACCAGCAGAAGCTGTCCCTGCGCCTGCCGCTGGTGCGCGAACTCATGATCGAGGCCTCCGCGCTCGCCCGCATGGAAGGCCACGAGCTAGTCACCCGCGAGCTGCTCGAAAAGGCCTCGCGCAACCGTGATTTCCGCGCCAACCTCTATGAAGAGGAATTCATGGGCGACTATGACCGCCAGCTCATCAAGGTCGCCACCTCCGGGTCCGGCGTGGGCAGGGTCAACGGTCTGGCCGTAACCATGTTCGGCGATTACGAGTTCGGCTTGCCGCACCAGATTTCCTGCACCGTGGGCGTGGGCCATGGCGGCATTCTCGACCTCGAACGCGAGGCCGAACTGGGCGGCCCCATCCACACCAAGGGCATGATGATCCTCAAGAGCTGCCTGCTGAGGCTCTTCGCGCAGGACAAGCCCCTCGTGCTCACCGGTAGCCTGTGTTTCGAGCAGTCCTACGTCGAAGTCGAGGGCGACTCCGCCTCCGGAGCCGAACTCGCCGCCCTGCTCTCGGCCATTTCCGGTGTGCCCATCGACCACTCGCTGGCCTTCACCGGTGCAGTCAGCCAGACCGGCGCGATCATGGCCGTGGGCGGCGTCACCCGCAAGATCGAAGGCTTCTTCCAGGTCTGCAAGCGCCGGGGCCTCAATGGCAATCAGGGCGTCATCGTCCCGCAGGACAACGTGGTACACCTCATGCTCGGCACCGAAGTGGTGGAAGCCGTGCGCGATGGCAAATTCCACATCTACCCCGTGTCCACCATCGAGCAGGCCATGGAAACCCTCACCGGACTTCCGGCCGGAAAGCGCCGCGCCTCCGGGAGCTTCCCCGCTGGCACCCTCTACCGCCGCGTGGACGACAGACTTGCCGAGCTGGCCGAACTGGCCGCCAAGCAGCAGCCGGACGACTGA
- the purB gene encoding adenylosuccinate lyase: MIERYTRPEMGSLWTLENKLRVWLEVEVAVCEAWCRLGIVPEDDMKVIREKADFDVDRVLEIEEKTKHDVIAFLTAVEEKVGPSSRFIHLGCTSSDIVDTANGVLLSRAGAIIARDIERVLGTLRDMAHANKGRLAIGRTHGVHAEPTSFGLKMAGFYAEFKRHQERFLHAWKGVSVGKISGAVGTYAHLNPEVERITCEILGLDVDPISTQIIQRDRHAEFFTAIALLAGGVERLCVELRHLQRTEVLEVEEGFSKGQKGSSAMPHKKNPISAENLTGLSRLMRTNAMASMENMALWHERDISHSSVERVIMPDSTIMANYVLNRLNGLLANLRINGDNMDRNLRASYGLFFSQRVLLALIETGLERQKAYEMVQGVAMRCWNEHLQFPDEARKDSEISSRLSSEKLDEIFDHSYYLRQEDFIFERVFK, encoded by the coding sequence ATGATCGAACGCTACACCCGCCCCGAGATGGGGAGCCTGTGGACCCTGGAAAACAAACTCCGGGTCTGGCTGGAAGTGGAAGTCGCCGTGTGCGAGGCATGGTGCCGACTGGGCATCGTTCCCGAAGACGACATGAAGGTCATCCGTGAAAAGGCGGACTTCGACGTCGACCGCGTCCTCGAAATCGAGGAAAAGACCAAGCACGACGTGATCGCCTTCCTCACCGCCGTTGAGGAAAAGGTCGGCCCGTCCAGCCGCTTCATCCATCTGGGCTGCACGTCCTCGGACATCGTGGACACCGCCAACGGCGTGCTGCTGTCCCGCGCGGGCGCCATCATCGCCCGCGACATCGAGCGTGTGCTCGGCACCCTGCGCGACATGGCCCACGCCAACAAGGGCCGCCTCGCCATTGGCCGCACCCACGGCGTGCATGCCGAGCCGACGAGCTTTGGCCTCAAGATGGCGGGCTTCTACGCCGAGTTCAAACGCCATCAGGAGCGCTTCCTGCATGCGTGGAAGGGCGTGAGCGTCGGCAAGATTTCCGGCGCGGTGGGCACCTACGCCCACCTCAACCCCGAGGTCGAGCGCATCACCTGCGAGATTCTGGGCCTCGACGTGGACCCCATCTCCACCCAGATCATCCAGCGCGACCGCCACGCCGAGTTCTTCACCGCCATCGCTCTCCTGGCTGGCGGCGTGGAACGCCTGTGCGTGGAACTGCGCCACCTCCAGCGCACCGAAGTGCTTGAGGTGGAGGAAGGCTTCAGCAAGGGCCAGAAGGGTTCCTCGGCCATGCCGCACAAGAAGAACCCCATCTCAGCCGAGAACCTCACCGGCCTGTCGAGGCTGATGCGCACCAATGCCATGGCCAGCATGGAAAACATGGCCCTGTGGCACGAGCGCGACATCTCCCACTCTTCCGTGGAGCGCGTCATCATGCCCGACTCCACCATCATGGCCAACTATGTGCTCAACCGCCTGAACGGCCTGCTGGCCAACCTGCGCATCAACGGCGACAACATGGACCGCAATCTTCGCGCGTCCTACGGCCTGTTCTTCTCGCAGCGTGTGCTTCTGGCCCTCATCGAGACGGGTCTGGAGCGCCAGAAGGCCTACGAAATGGTGCAGGGCGTGGCCATGCGCTGCTGGAACGAGCACCTTCAGTTCCCCGACGAGGCACGAAAGGACAGCGAGATTTCCTCGCGCCTCTCGTCCGAAAAACTGGACGAAATCTTCGACCACAGCTATTACCTCCGACAGGAAGACTTCATCTTCGAAAGGGTGTTCAAGTGA
- the pyrE gene encoding orotate phosphoribosyltransferase encodes MTDLKKRLAKILLEKSYIEGEVTLTSGKKSDYYFDCKQTALHAEGSWLIGTLFLELLKDCDIDGVGGMTLGADPLVSAVTVLSHAQGRNLPGFIVRKQPKGHGTNQYLEGMSNFRPGSRVVLLEDVVTTGGTLLKAIERVRDAGLEIAGVLCVLDREEGGRANIENAGLELTSIFTRRELLDAGKD; translated from the coding sequence ATGACCGATCTCAAGAAAAGACTGGCCAAGATTCTTCTGGAGAAATCCTACATCGAAGGCGAGGTCACCCTCACCTCCGGCAAGAAGAGCGACTACTACTTCGACTGCAAGCAGACCGCATTGCACGCCGAAGGCTCGTGGCTCATCGGAACGCTGTTTTTGGAATTGCTGAAGGATTGTGATATCGATGGTGTGGGCGGCATGACCCTCGGCGCGGACCCGCTGGTCTCGGCCGTGACCGTGCTCTCGCACGCGCAGGGACGCAACCTGCCCGGATTCATCGTCCGCAAGCAGCCCAAGGGACATGGCACCAACCAGTATCTCGAAGGCATGAGCAACTTCCGCCCCGGTTCGCGCGTCGTCCTGCTTGAGGACGTCGTCACCACCGGCGGAACCCTCCTGAAGGCGATCGAGCGCGTGCGTGACGCGGGCCTCGAAATCGCCGGAGTGCTCTGCGTGCTCGACCGCGAGGAAGGCGGCCGCGCCAATATCGAGAATGCCGGGTTGGAACTGACCTCCATCTTCACCCGGAGAGAACTTCTGGATGCGGGCAAGGACTAG
- a CDS encoding response regulator, whose translation MSQPKILVVDDSRLIRKAIQRELQQIGALVTQANDGIDGFEKAHADHFDLIISDVDMPRMDGFTLCEKLKGDPVTCTIPVVICSSRDNESAVEHGFRVGADGYLPKSGGSDVFRRAIRDMLERADIVRDRLVLVVDDSQLVRGSVKRELEQARFRVVTAENGKQALDILSANGRVDLIVSDLEMPVMNGLELLTALKADERWLAIPFLVMTSQADQGTIRRLYRAGAAAYVPKPFNGQHLVHVAEKLLSDHFLKLLHEKERLQAEHGLLLASITSLIQALEARDLYTRGHSEAVAEIAVGMGRKMGLDRDQMEKLEIAARLHDLGKIGIPDAVLLKPGKLTQAEYEIIKTHPTIGADILRPIPSMSDLIPAVQSHHERLDGTGYPHGLKNGEIPLFARIIAVGDIYHALTSTRPYRDPMPEGTVLQIINDARGTHLCPECVAIFLDYLGA comes from the coding sequence ATGTCACAGCCCAAGATCCTCGTCGTCGATGACTCCAGACTGATCCGCAAGGCCATCCAGCGGGAATTGCAGCAGATAGGAGCACTCGTCACGCAGGCCAACGACGGCATTGACGGTTTCGAGAAAGCCCACGCGGACCACTTCGATCTCATCATCTCTGATGTGGACATGCCCCGCATGGACGGCTTCACCCTGTGCGAGAAGCTCAAGGGCGACCCCGTCACCTGCACCATTCCCGTGGTCATCTGTAGCTCCCGCGACAACGAGAGCGCCGTGGAGCACGGCTTTCGCGTCGGGGCCGATGGCTACCTGCCCAAGTCCGGCGGCAGCGACGTCTTCCGCCGCGCCATTCGTGACATGCTTGAGCGGGCCGACATCGTTCGCGACAGGCTCGTCCTCGTGGTTGACGACTCCCAGCTCGTGCGCGGCAGCGTGAAGCGCGAACTGGAACAGGCGCGATTCCGCGTCGTCACCGCCGAGAATGGCAAGCAGGCGCTGGACATCCTTTCGGCCAATGGCCGGGTCGATCTCATTGTCAGCGATCTGGAGATGCCCGTGATGAACGGGCTTGAACTCCTGACCGCCCTCAAGGCCGACGAGCGCTGGTTGGCCATCCCCTTTCTCGTCATGACTTCGCAGGCCGATCAGGGCACTATCCGCCGTCTGTATCGCGCCGGAGCGGCGGCCTACGTGCCCAAGCCCTTCAATGGTCAGCACCTCGTGCATGTGGCTGAGAAGCTCCTTTCGGACCACTTCCTGAAGCTCCTGCACGAGAAGGAACGCCTGCAGGCGGAGCATGGCTTGCTGCTGGCCTCCATCACGTCGCTCATTCAGGCGCTAGAAGCCCGCGATCTCTATACCCGAGGCCATTCCGAGGCCGTGGCGGAGATCGCCGTGGGCATGGGCCGCAAGATGGGGCTCGACCGGGACCAGATGGAGAAGCTCGAAATCGCCGCCCGCCTGCACGACCTTGGAAAGATCGGCATTCCGGATGCGGTGCTCCTCAAGCCGGGCAAGCTCACGCAGGCGGAATACGAGATCATCAAGACGCATCCCACCATCGGGGCGGATATCCTGCGCCCCATCCCGTCCATGAGCGACCTCATCCCCGCCGTGCAGAGCCACCACGAGCGCCTCGATGGAACGGGCTATCCGCATGGCCTCAAAAATGGCGAGATTCCGCTTTTCGCCCGCATCATCGCCGTGGGCGACATCTACCACGCCCTCACCAGCACGCGCCCCTATCGGGACCCCATGCCCGAAGGCACGGTCCTGCAAATCATCAACGACGCGCGCGGCACGCATCTGTGCCCGGAATGCGTCGCCATCTTTCTCGACTATCTGGGTGCTTGA
- a CDS encoding L,D-transpeptidase Cds6 family protein, with translation MNGRICIIALAMVLLATGSAVASGWNATLDSHPNLPPKFLAVDKKAQEFYVYSQQSPLQLVNRLRCTTGQRDGDKRVTGDLRTPEGVYFVERHLTGGLDYALYGDQAFTLNFPNPVDRLKGKTGYGIWIHGRGKPLVPRDTQGCVALTSPDLHSVQGEITPGLPVAITNTVRVEDDAAISPSEMDRTIDELVGKVQGWATAWENGSDDFFAFYDAKRFSRAQRQPFEAFKKRKKRLFATYPWIRVIPYDIRVLPGPDYWVTYFRQYYRTPTVVSEGIKRLYWQRDDKGRFRIVGREWVRTPTTLDGVYLTESRRDIAAMLEKWRGAWQKADLKGYAKAYAKSATQDERRGRKDIVDHKADVWSRSKPKSVTFSDFSYAIVPEGVQVSFRQDYHARSGYGDSGRKTMILVPEAGSWKIIREDWRAL, from the coding sequence GTGAACGGACGCATCTGCATCATCGCATTGGCCATGGTCCTGCTGGCGACGGGAAGCGCCGTCGCCTCGGGGTGGAACGCCACGCTGGACAGCCACCCCAACCTGCCGCCCAAATTTCTGGCCGTGGACAAGAAGGCCCAGGAATTCTACGTCTACAGCCAGCAGAGTCCGCTGCAGCTCGTCAACCGACTGCGCTGCACGACAGGTCAGCGCGATGGCGACAAGCGCGTCACCGGCGACCTGCGCACCCCGGAGGGCGTCTACTTCGTGGAACGCCATCTCACCGGCGGGCTGGACTACGCTCTGTACGGGGATCAGGCATTCACCCTGAACTTCCCGAACCCCGTGGACCGGCTCAAGGGCAAGACCGGCTACGGCATATGGATTCACGGCAGGGGCAAGCCCCTCGTCCCGCGCGACACACAGGGCTGCGTGGCACTGACCTCGCCCGATCTGCACTCCGTGCAGGGCGAGATCACGCCCGGCCTTCCGGTGGCCATCACCAACACCGTGCGCGTGGAAGATGACGCCGCCATCTCCCCCTCGGAGATGGACCGCACCATCGATGAACTGGTGGGCAAGGTGCAGGGGTGGGCCACGGCGTGGGAGAACGGCTCCGACGACTTCTTCGCCTTTTACGACGCCAAGCGCTTCAGCCGCGCGCAGCGCCAGCCCTTCGAGGCGTTCAAGAAGCGCAAGAAGCGCCTGTTCGCCACCTATCCGTGGATTCGCGTCATCCCCTACGACATCCGCGTCCTGCCCGGACCGGACTACTGGGTGACCTATTTCCGCCAGTACTACCGCACGCCCACCGTGGTTTCCGAGGGCATAAAGCGCCTGTACTGGCAGCGCGACGACAAGGGCCGCTTCCGCATCGTTGGCCGCGAGTGGGTCCGCACGCCCACCACCCTCGACGGGGTCTACCTCACCGAGTCCCGCAGGGACATCGCCGCCATGCTGGAGAAGTGGCGCGGCGCATGGCAGAAGGCGGACCTCAAGGGCTACGCCAAGGCCTACGCGAAGTCCGCAACGCAGGACGAGCGCAGGGGCAGAAAAGACATCGTGGACCACAAGGCCGACGTGTGGAGCCGCTCCAAGCCCAAGTCCGTCACGTTTTCCGATTTCAGCTACGCCATCGTTCCCGAAGGCGTACAGGTCAGCTTCCGGCAGGACTACCACGCCCGAAGCGGCTATGGCGACAGTGGACGCAAGACCATGATTCTGGTCCCCGAGGCCGGAAGCTGGAAGATCATCCGCGAAGACTGGAGAGCCTTGTAA
- a CDS encoding rhodanese-like domain-containing protein, translating to MDSFAEILKDMDFEFFATGQYGMGAEEARALIGNDHFIFLDVRADEEVKYLSFPFAKHIPLRELPERLGELPRDKFIIPFCATAFRAAMAFAFLLSHGYLEVKGLNVGSDAFAAVLKPGALYNLEKAGAGLAR from the coding sequence ATGGACAGCTTTGCCGAAATTCTGAAGGACATGGACTTCGAATTCTTCGCCACCGGGCAGTATGGCATGGGCGCCGAGGAGGCGCGTGCCCTCATTGGCAACGATCATTTCATCTTTCTGGACGTCCGCGCGGACGAGGAAGTGAAGTACCTGAGCTTCCCCTTCGCCAAGCACATTCCGCTTCGCGAACTTCCGGAGCGGCTGGGCGAACTGCCGCGCGACAAGTTCATCATTCCCTTCTGTGCCACTGCATTCCGCGCGGCGATGGCCTTCGCCTTCCTGCTGAGCCACGGCTATCTCGAAGTAAAGGGACTCAACGTGGGATCGGACGCCTTCGCGGCGGTGCTGAAGCCCGGCGCATTGTACAATCTGGAGAAAGCTGGCGCAGGCCTTGCGCGCTAG
- a CDS encoding FmdB family zinc ribbon protein: MPIYEYRCTECEQIFEEWQRDFDSHEVPCPVCGAKSQRLISNTSFVLKGSGWYVTDYCKGGSHGSAKSDVASGTTTSSNPPKKEAASSKAENSSPQA, from the coding sequence ATGCCTATCTACGAGTACCGTTGTACCGAATGTGAGCAAATTTTCGAGGAGTGGCAGCGCGACTTCGACTCCCACGAAGTTCCGTGCCCCGTCTGCGGTGCGAAATCGCAGCGCCTCATTTCCAATACCAGCTTCGTGCTCAAAGGCTCCGGCTGGTACGTGACCGATTACTGCAAGGGCGGCAGCCACGGCAGCGCCAAGTCCGACGTTGCCAGCGGCACCACGACATCCTCGAATCCGCCCAAGAAGGAAGCAGCCTCCAGCAAGGCCGAAAATTCCTCGCCGCAGGCCTAG